The Amycolatopsis sp. 195334CR genome window below encodes:
- a CDS encoding FAD-dependent oxidoreductase — MTERTDCVVIGGGPAGMVLGLLLARAGVEVTVLEKHADFLRDFRGDTVHPSTLQLLDELGLGERFHALPHSEIQQIGFPIGRDGVLTFADLSRLKVNYPYVAMVPQWDFLDLLADAGREEPAFTLRMSTEVTGLVAEGDRIAGVRYRTTDGTEGELHANLVVAADGRWSLARRQAGMRPQEFDVPFDAWWFRLPRHENERGDTISPQMRNRKFAVALPREGYFQIAYLAPKGSDEDLRHAGIERFRASVADAYPDYADRLDTLETMDDVKFLDVRLNRLHRWHTDGLLCIGDAAHAMSPIGGVGINLAVQDAVATAHLLAAPLRRGRPRPKDLARVRTRRWLPTVAVQLLQRLLHRAVMRPVMEGRRNGPPKPVMVLLTRFPALSVVPAYLIGVGLRPEHAPGFARRKSELSPAPRGS; from the coding sequence ATGACCGAGCGCACCGACTGCGTGGTCATCGGCGGCGGACCGGCGGGCATGGTGCTGGGGCTGCTGCTGGCCAGGGCCGGCGTGGAGGTGACCGTGCTGGAGAAGCACGCCGACTTCCTGCGCGACTTCCGCGGGGACACCGTGCACCCGTCCACCCTGCAGCTGCTCGACGAGCTGGGGCTGGGCGAGCGGTTCCACGCCCTGCCGCACAGCGAGATCCAGCAGATCGGCTTCCCCATCGGCCGCGACGGCGTGCTCACCTTCGCCGACCTGTCGCGGCTCAAGGTCAACTACCCGTACGTCGCGATGGTGCCGCAGTGGGACTTCCTCGACCTGCTCGCCGACGCCGGCCGCGAGGAACCGGCGTTCACCCTGCGGATGAGCACCGAGGTCACCGGCCTGGTCGCCGAGGGCGACCGCATCGCGGGCGTGCGCTACCGCACCACCGACGGCACCGAGGGCGAACTGCACGCCAACCTGGTCGTGGCCGCCGACGGCCGCTGGTCGCTGGCGCGGCGGCAGGCCGGAATGCGGCCGCAGGAGTTCGACGTGCCGTTCGACGCCTGGTGGTTCCGGCTGCCACGGCACGAGAACGAGCGCGGCGACACCATCAGCCCGCAGATGCGGAACCGGAAGTTCGCCGTGGCGCTGCCGCGCGAGGGCTACTTCCAGATCGCCTACCTGGCGCCGAAGGGTTCGGACGAGGACCTGCGCCACGCCGGGATCGAGCGGTTCCGGGCCAGCGTCGCCGACGCCTACCCGGACTACGCCGACCGGCTGGACACGCTGGAGACGATGGACGACGTCAAGTTCCTGGACGTGCGGCTGAACCGGCTGCACCGCTGGCACACCGACGGCCTGCTGTGCATCGGCGACGCCGCGCACGCCATGTCCCCGATCGGCGGGGTCGGCATCAACCTGGCCGTGCAGGACGCGGTGGCCACCGCGCACCTGCTCGCCGCGCCGCTGCGCCGGGGCAGGCCGCGGCCGAAGGACCTGGCCAGGGTGCGGACCAGGCGGTGGCTGCCGACCGTGGCGGTGCAGCTGCTCCAGCGGCTGCTGCACCGCGCGGTGATGCGGCCGGTGATGGAGGGCAGGCGGAACGGACCGCCGAAGCCGGTGATGGTGTTGCTCACCCGGTTCCCGGCGCTGTCGGTGGTCCCGGCCTACCTGATCGGGGTCGGCCTGCGGCCCGAGCACGCGCCGGGGTTCGCCCGGCGGAAGAGCGAGCTCAGCCCTGCACCACGGGGTTCGTGA
- the cimA gene encoding citramalate synthase, with product MTRTEPAGTALGDEFHLYDTTLRDGAQREGISYSVTDKLAVARLLDELGVGFIEGGWPGALPKDTEFFAKAAGELSLKHAVLVAFGATRKAGTSAEKDPQVRALLDSRAPAVTLVAKSDLRHIERALKVEVAEACEMVRDTVEFLVREGRRVFVDLEHFFDGYAFSRDTALRVADAAAGAGADVVVLCDTNGGQLPLGLAETVREVKDRTGFRLGIHCQDDTSCAVANSIAAVQAGATHVQCTANGYGERAGNADLFAVTGNLVAKLGMEVLPTGNAAELTRVSHALAEIANIAPYAHQAYVGASAFAHKAGLHASAIKVDPLLYNHIDPPSVGNDMRVLVTEMAGRASLELKGRELGVDLAGRPEALTSAVHKVKRLEAEGWSFEAADASLELLLRREAGEALEEPPFVLESYRVVLDHRADGEIVSEATVKVHVGGQRVIATAEGNGPVHALDAALREALTPHLSWLDSVELADYKVRILPGHPGTDAVTRVLVETTDGSREWTTVGVHGNIVEASWLALCDALVHKSLRVRT from the coding sequence GTGACTCGCACCGAACCGGCCGGAACCGCGCTGGGCGACGAGTTCCACCTCTACGACACGACGTTGCGGGACGGGGCCCAGCGCGAGGGCATTTCCTACTCGGTGACCGACAAGCTCGCCGTGGCGCGGCTGCTCGACGAACTCGGCGTCGGCTTCATCGAAGGCGGCTGGCCGGGCGCGCTGCCGAAGGACACCGAGTTCTTCGCGAAGGCGGCGGGGGAGCTGAGCCTCAAGCACGCGGTGCTGGTCGCGTTCGGAGCCACGCGCAAAGCCGGTACCAGCGCGGAAAAGGACCCGCAGGTGCGCGCGCTGCTCGACTCGCGGGCACCCGCGGTCACCCTGGTCGCGAAGTCCGACCTGCGGCACATCGAGCGCGCGCTCAAGGTCGAGGTGGCCGAGGCGTGCGAGATGGTGCGGGACACCGTCGAGTTCCTCGTCCGCGAAGGCCGTCGCGTTTTTGTTGACCTGGAACACTTTTTCGACGGTTATGCGTTCAGCCGGGACACCGCGCTACGGGTGGCCGACGCGGCCGCCGGTGCCGGGGCCGACGTGGTGGTGCTGTGCGACACCAACGGCGGCCAGCTCCCGCTGGGCCTGGCCGAGACCGTGCGCGAAGTCAAGGACCGCACCGGGTTCCGGCTCGGTATCCATTGTCAGGACGACACTTCCTGCGCGGTGGCGAACAGCATCGCCGCCGTGCAGGCCGGCGCGACGCACGTCCAGTGCACCGCCAACGGTTACGGGGAACGGGCGGGCAACGCCGATCTGTTCGCCGTGACGGGAAACCTGGTGGCCAAGCTCGGCATGGAGGTGCTCCCCACCGGGAACGCCGCCGAGCTCACCCGCGTCTCCCATGCTCTTGCCGAAATCGCGAACATCGCCCCCTACGCCCACCAGGCTTATGTGGGAGCTTCGGCCTTTGCCCACAAGGCGGGGTTGCACGCGAGCGCGATCAAGGTGGATCCGTTGCTGTACAACCACATCGATCCCCCTTCGGTCGGCAACGACATGCGGGTACTGGTCACCGAGATGGCCGGCAGGGCCAGCCTCGAACTCAAGGGACGTGAGTTGGGGGTTGACCTTGCCGGCCGGCCCGAAGCGCTGACCAGCGCGGTGCACAAGGTGAAGCGGCTGGAGGCCGAGGGCTGGTCCTTCGAAGCCGCCGACGCCTCGCTGGAATTGCTGCTGCGCCGGGAAGCGGGGGAGGCGCTCGAGGAGCCGCCGTTCGTGCTGGAGTCCTACCGCGTGGTGCTCGACCACCGCGCGGACGGCGAGATCGTGTCCGAGGCCACGGTCAAGGTGCACGTCGGCGGGCAGCGGGTGATCGCCACCGCCGAGGGCAACGGCCCGGTGCACGCGCTCGACGCCGCGCTGCGCGAGGCGCTCACCCCGCATCTGTCCTGGTTGGACAGTGTGGAGCTGGCCGACTACAAGGTGCGCATCCTGCCCGGGCACCCCGGCACCGACGCGGTGACCAGGGTGCTGGTGGAGACCACCGACGGCAGCCGCGAGTGGACCACGGTCGGGGTGCACGGCAACATCGTCGAAGCCAGCTGGCTCGCGCTGTGCGACGCCCTGGTCCACAAGAGCCTCCGCGTGAGGACGTAA
- a CDS encoding fumarylacetoacetate hydrolase family protein, with the protein MRLARIAHPGGVAFASIEGDGDDAQVLEIAEHPFGDPNFTGKRWPLADVRLLAPILPSKVIAVGRNYAKHAAEFGNEVPQAPMLFLKPSTSVIGPNAAIKLPPGAGRVDFEGELAVVIGQPVKNVPASRAASVVLGYTVANDVSARDLQKSDGQWGRAKGYDTFCPLGPWIETKLPEPGNLALKSEVDGQLKQDGTTADLIHKIPQLVEFVSSVMTLLPGDVILTGTPEGVGPITDGQQVSITVEGIGTLTNPVVQG; encoded by the coding sequence GTGCGCCTAGCTCGAATCGCTCATCCCGGTGGTGTCGCCTTCGCTTCGATCGAGGGGGACGGTGACGACGCCCAGGTACTGGAGATCGCCGAGCACCCGTTCGGCGACCCGAACTTCACCGGCAAGCGCTGGCCGCTGGCCGACGTCCGGCTGCTCGCGCCGATCCTGCCGTCGAAGGTGATCGCCGTCGGCCGCAACTACGCCAAGCACGCCGCGGAGTTCGGCAACGAGGTGCCGCAGGCCCCGATGCTCTTCCTCAAGCCGTCGACCAGCGTGATCGGCCCGAACGCGGCGATCAAGCTGCCGCCCGGCGCCGGCCGGGTGGACTTCGAGGGCGAGCTGGCCGTGGTGATCGGCCAGCCGGTGAAGAACGTGCCCGCCTCCCGCGCGGCGAGCGTGGTGCTCGGGTACACCGTCGCCAACGACGTCAGCGCCCGCGACCTGCAGAAGTCCGACGGGCAGTGGGGCCGCGCCAAGGGCTACGACACCTTCTGCCCGCTCGGCCCGTGGATCGAGACCAAGCTGCCCGAGCCGGGCAACCTGGCGCTGAAGTCCGAGGTGGACGGTCAGCTCAAGCAGGACGGCACCACCGCGGACCTGATCCACAAGATCCCGCAGCTGGTCGAGTTCGTCTCCTCGGTGATGACGCTGCTGCCCGGCGACGTGATCCTGACCGGCACCCCGGAGGGCGTCGGCCCGATCACCGACGGGCAGCAGGTGTCGATCACCGTCGAGGGCATCGGCACGCTCACGAACCCCGTGGTGCAGGGCTGA
- a CDS encoding HAD family hydrolase, with the protein MVCLDIDDTLIDFTASSSGALAAVLGRADLWPLWETVTDRHVAMVVAGDLDYAAMHRTRTQSFLAEIGQPVCVEEAASFERRRLDLLRRSWRLFDDVLPCLEWLRAAGVHLAAVTNASGAHQRTKLADLGLARFFDHIAIAGEMGAAKPDPVMFHTVCLALGCDPGEAVHVGDKLDTDAIGARDAGLGAVWLDRAATGAEVPRGVHVLEGLAELPELLVCEFARVGVPAPR; encoded by the coding sequence CTGGTCTGCCTCGACATCGACGACACCCTGATCGACTTCACCGCGTCCAGCAGTGGCGCGCTGGCCGCCGTGCTCGGCCGCGCCGACCTCTGGCCGCTGTGGGAGACGGTGACCGACCGGCACGTGGCCATGGTGGTCGCCGGCGACCTCGACTACGCGGCGATGCACCGCACGCGTACCCAGAGCTTTCTCGCCGAGATCGGGCAGCCCGTGTGCGTGGAGGAGGCCGCGTCCTTCGAACGGCGGCGGCTGGACCTCCTGCGGCGCTCGTGGCGCCTGTTCGACGACGTGCTGCCGTGCCTGGAGTGGCTGCGGGCGGCCGGCGTCCACCTCGCGGCGGTGACCAACGCCTCCGGTGCGCACCAGCGCACCAAGCTGGCTGATCTCGGGCTCGCCCGGTTCTTCGACCACATCGCCATCGCGGGGGAGATGGGCGCCGCCAAACCCGATCCGGTGATGTTTCACACAGTGTGCCTGGCCCTGGGCTGCGACCCCGGCGAGGCGGTGCACGTCGGCGACAAGCTGGACACCGACGCGATCGGCGCCCGCGACGCCGGCCTCGGCGCGGTCTGGCTGGACCGGGCGGCCACCGGGGCTGAAGTGCCCCGCGGCGTGCACGTGCTTGAAGGCTTGGCGGAGCTGCCTGAACTGCTGGTTTGCGAGTTCGCCAGGGTCGGGGTGCCCGCCCCGAGGTGA
- the gltX gene encoding glutamate--tRNA ligase, translated as MTETTPVRARFCPSPTGAPHVGMIRTALFNWAFARHHGGSLVFRIEDTDAARDSEESYESLIEALRWVGIDWDEGPEVGGEHGPYRQSLRREIYADVAAKLLAAGELYEAFSTNEEVEARRKAAGQDPKLGYDNFDRELSDEQRAAFRAEGRKPVLRLRMPEQDLGWTDLVRGEISFPAGTIPDPVLVRNNGEPLYTLTNPVDDALMKITHVLRGEDLLPSTPRQIALYAALERIGVAEGTPQFGHLPYVMGEGNKKLSKRDPSSNLFNLRDRGFIKEGLVNYLALLGWAIADDRDIFSAAELVDAFEIGKVSANPARFDLKKAEAINGTHVRALDVDDFTARVVPYLQTAGVLPAQPSESELTRLRAIAPLVQERVTVLSDTVDMVRFLFVSEEEFAPEEAAATKVLGPDAEPVLRAAVEALEELSSWDTPGIEEALKNALVEKLGLKPRKAFAPVRVGITGRTVSPPLYESMELLGREVSLGRLRRALDGVGL; from the coding sequence ATGACTGAGACCACGCCTGTGCGCGCCCGCTTCTGCCCATCGCCGACCGGCGCCCCGCACGTCGGGATGATCCGGACGGCCTTGTTCAACTGGGCCTTCGCCCGGCACCACGGCGGCAGCCTGGTGTTCCGGATCGAGGACACCGACGCCGCCCGCGACTCCGAGGAGTCCTACGAATCGCTGATCGAGGCGCTGCGCTGGGTGGGGATCGACTGGGACGAGGGCCCCGAGGTCGGCGGCGAGCACGGACCGTACCGGCAGAGCCTGCGGCGGGAGATCTACGCCGACGTGGCCGCCAAGCTGCTCGCGGCGGGGGAGCTGTACGAGGCGTTCTCGACCAACGAAGAGGTCGAGGCGCGGCGCAAGGCGGCCGGCCAGGACCCCAAGCTCGGCTACGACAACTTCGACCGCGAGCTGAGCGACGAGCAGCGCGCCGCGTTCCGCGCCGAGGGCCGCAAGCCGGTGCTCCGGCTGCGCATGCCCGAGCAGGACCTGGGCTGGACCGACCTGGTGCGCGGGGAGATCAGCTTCCCGGCGGGCACCATTCCCGACCCGGTGCTGGTGCGGAACAACGGCGAGCCGCTGTACACGCTGACCAACCCGGTCGACGACGCGCTGATGAAGATCACCCACGTGCTGCGCGGGGAGGACCTGCTGCCGTCCACACCGCGGCAGATCGCGCTGTACGCGGCGCTGGAGCGCATCGGCGTGGCCGAGGGCACGCCGCAGTTCGGGCACCTTCCCTATGTGATGGGGGAGGGCAACAAAAAACTGTCCAAGCGTGATCCGTCTTCGAATCTGTTCAACCTTCGCGACCGCGGTTTCATCAAGGAGGGCCTGGTCAACTATCTGGCCCTGCTGGGCTGGGCGATCGCGGACGATCGGGACATCTTCAGCGCGGCGGAACTGGTGGACGCGTTCGAAATCGGCAAGGTGAGCGCGAACCCGGCGAGGTTCGACTTGAAGAAAGCCGAAGCGATCAACGGAACGCATGTGCGGGCCCTCGACGTGGACGATTTCACCGCGCGCGTGGTGCCCTATCTGCAGACCGCGGGCGTACTTCCGGCGCAACCGTCCGAAAGCGAGCTGACCAGGCTGCGCGCGATCGCCCCGCTGGTGCAGGAGCGGGTGACCGTGTTGTCGGACACAGTGGACATGGTTCGTTTCCTTTTTGTGTCCGAAGAGGAGTTCGCGCCGGAGGAGGCCGCGGCGACCAAGGTGCTCGGCCCGGACGCCGAGCCGGTACTCCGCGCCGCTGTGGAGGCGCTCGAGGAACTGTCCTCCTGGGATACTCCCGGTATCGAGGAAGCGCTGAAGAACGCACTTGTGGAGAAGCTGGGGCTCAAGCCCCGCAAGGCTTTTGCGCCGGTGCGCGTGGGAATTACCGGACGTACGGTTTCACCGCCGCTTTACGAATCGATGGAACTGCTCGGGCGAGAGGTCTCTCTCGGCCGGTTGCGGCGTGCACTCGACGGTGTCGGGCTGTAA